A single genomic interval of Dyella sp. BiH032 harbors:
- a CDS encoding helix-turn-helix domain-containing protein, whose product MTTYAHTIPNASAVADALSILQRLRQHCSSLPAAVVLLTLAQTTEFAEGECTTALSTYEIANAASMTPAAVQRGINALREAGLIARHQQIKQKGCVALTLITPKGLDILRPSALGATALPAGLLSDLVGEPLSVMEACARAWKEGLVPDPTLLQDFRGPSDAYERVMGALRANTEQAQEMLMAAVDEAQMMADAEEQGRVVVPLSDGSILELNAAEFAAQAPCPVDLRFIRETLLLVMARGRQLDAPMAKRLAAEAGYSRAVGFVRGHAWEAGSRVLASVMSRVTWSRPRSIRQAWYTAVESCSAVLGGQLSTGASVSVH is encoded by the coding sequence ATGACAACTTATGCGCACACCATCCCGAACGCTTCGGCGGTCGCCGACGCCCTGTCGATCCTGCAGCGGCTCCGTCAACACTGCTCGAGCCTCCCTGCGGCCGTCGTACTCCTGACGCTCGCCCAGACCACCGAGTTCGCAGAAGGGGAGTGCACAACCGCGCTCTCCACTTACGAGATCGCCAACGCAGCGTCCATGACGCCGGCTGCTGTGCAGCGTGGAATCAACGCCCTTCGCGAAGCGGGCCTCATTGCCCGCCATCAGCAGATCAAGCAGAAGGGATGCGTCGCCCTCACGCTCATCACGCCAAAAGGGCTTGACATTCTACGCCCATCCGCGCTAGGCGCAACTGCGCTCCCGGCAGGGCTCCTGAGTGACCTTGTGGGTGAACCGCTGAGCGTCATGGAAGCGTGCGCCCGTGCGTGGAAGGAGGGGCTTGTGCCCGACCCGACGCTCCTCCAGGACTTCCGTGGACCGTCTGACGCCTACGAGCGCGTAATGGGTGCACTGCGGGCCAATACCGAGCAAGCGCAGGAGATGCTGATGGCCGCGGTTGACGAGGCCCAGATGATGGCCGACGCGGAAGAGCAGGGCAGGGTGGTCGTTCCGCTCTCTGACGGAAGCATCCTCGAACTCAACGCCGCAGAGTTCGCCGCCCAGGCGCCGTGCCCCGTGGACCTTCGCTTTATCCGCGAAACGCTCTTGCTCGTAATGGCGCGCGGTCGTCAGCTCGACGCACCAATGGCCAAGCGCCTCGCTGCGGAGGCCGGCTACTCGCGAGCCGTGGGCTTTGTACGCGGCCACGCTTGGGAGGCCGGCAGTCGTGTCCTAGCATCGGTGATGTCCCGTGTGACTTGGTCTCGCCCGCGCAGCATCCGGCAAGCCTGGTACACGGCCGTTGAATCGTGCTCAGCAGTCCTCGGAGGGCAGTTATCCACAGGTGCATCGGTTTCAGTTCACTAA